In the Streptomyces sp. BHT-5-2 genome, one interval contains:
- a CDS encoding ATP-binding protein — protein sequence MAVTVRPTGHPGYAETLPCTAESAAPARILVRTALAAWGLHSVMENGALVVTELVANAARHTRTCAVRVTITRPAGELVRIAVVDKSKRVPEFRVTSAGDEFGRGLAIVDALSCRWGYDPLPWGKRVWAELQREAGR from the coding sequence ATGGCCGTCACCGTTCGTCCGACCGGACACCCCGGGTACGCCGAGACTCTGCCGTGCACGGCGGAAAGCGCCGCACCTGCTCGGATCCTGGTGCGTACGGCCTTGGCCGCCTGGGGCCTGCACTCCGTCATGGAGAACGGGGCCCTGGTCGTCACCGAACTCGTCGCGAACGCCGCACGGCACACCCGTACCTGTGCCGTGCGCGTCACCATCACGCGTCCGGCCGGGGAGTTGGTCCGTATCGCGGTCGTCGACAAATCCAAGCGCGTTCCCGAATTCCGCGTGACGAGCGCCGGCGACGAGTTCGGGCGCGGTCTGGCGATCGTCGACGCCCTGTCGTGTCGGTGGGGCTACGACCCACTGCCCTGGGGGAAGCGCGTCTGGGCCGAGCTGCAGCGCGAGGCCGGCAGGTGA